TTACTGGCTTCATATAATTCCGAAAACACTAGTTTTCTCGAAGCCTCTTGTTCATATCTCTCATCAAAAGGTGCTATTCGATAATGTCTATCTAGCAGACTCCCCGCTAACCCGAGCGAACATTCAAATATCTGTCCTACATTCATTCGTGACGGTACTCCTAATGGGTTAAAGATCATATCAACGGGTCTTCCATCTTGCAAATAAGGCATATCTTGTCTAGGCAAAATTCTGGAAATGATACCCTTATTTCCATGCCTTCCAGCTACTTTATCACCTATTTTGATTTCACGTTTCtgtaaaatatatacatgaatCATTTCTGGATTATAACTAGAACCCCCCTTTTTCTGGATCCATCTCACATCAATAACTCGCCCCCTACCCCCTATAGGCAGTTTTAGACAAGTTTCCTTTGATGTGGATACCTGAATGCCAAGTATAGCTCGTAATAATCTATCTTCTGGAGCATACGAAGATTCTTTTGCCATCTGAGGCGTTAATTTACCTACTAAAATATCACCTGTTTCTACCCACGATCCCAGCCTCACAATTCCATTTTTGTCTAAATTGCGGAGTAAATGAGCTTCTAAATGTGGTATTTCGCTAGTGACCTTTTCAGGACCTTGACTTGTCACATAAGTCTGAATTTCATATCTCCGTATGTGAAACGAAGTATAAATATCTTCATACACAAGACGCTCACTAATGAGTACCGCATCTTCAAAATTGTACCCTTCCCACGGCATATAAGCTACTAATACGTTTTTTCCCAAAGCTAGTTCACCACCAACTGTAGCGGCACCATCTGCTAAAATTTGTCCCTTTTTAACGCATTTTCCCCGTGGAATCCGGGGTTTTTGATGCATACAAGTATTTTTGTTGGAACGTTGATACATAACTAATGGAATGTTTATAGTATTGCCATTGCCTGATAAAATCATCTTGTCAGTAGTTGTATAAATAATCTTTCCCTCACGTTCGGCTATAGCAAGAACTCCTGAATCTAGAGCCGCTTGGCGTTCCAACCCAGTTCCAACAATGCACTTCTCGGACTGAGAAAGCGGAACTGCTTGACGTTGCATATTAGAACTCATTAAAGCTCGATTTGCATCATTGTGCTCGATAAAAGGAATCAGGGAAGCTCCAATAGAAAAATATTGGAAGGAAAAGATACTTCGAAGATGAACTTGTTCCCACGCAATAGTCAGGAATTCTTGACGGTATCGGGCTGGAACAACCTGCTCCTCCTGACTACCTTGATTCAGGGCCAAAGAATTTCCGGACGCTAACATATAGTATTCGTCTTTACTTGGTGATAAATAAAGGATCTGTACCCTTTTTGATCTCTCAGAAATTTCATAATAAGGGCTTTCTAGAGACCCCCAAGGCCCAATCCTCGCGTGAATTGCTAAGGATCCAATAAGCCCAACATTAATTCCTTCAGACGTGTCAATTGGACAAATACGCCCATAGTGACTAGGATGGATATCTCGTATCCGAAAACTAGCAGTTCGCCCTGTCAATCCCCCTGGGCCCAAATAACTCAATTTTCTCCCATGAACTATTTGTGTCAATGGATTAGTTCGATCCAAAACTTGAGATAATGGGTGTAATCCAAAAAAAGATTCAAAAGCCGTTGTTAATGGAGTTGAAGTTACCAAATTCTGAGGAGTCGGTATTAATTTATGCCGAATTGCTCCAGATATAGTTCCGCGAACCACATTTTCTAAACGAACTAGAGCCAATCCGAATTGATCTTGTAAGAGATCTGCTACAGAACGAATAcgtttatttttcaaatgattcatATCATCAAGTGTACCCATTCCAAATTTCATTCCGATCAAATGATCCGCAGCTGCCAATATATCCCGCGGTAACAAAAACGTATTGTTTGAGGGTATATCAAGGTTCAGTCGCCGGTTCATATTTCGTCGACCAATCCTTCCTAATTCGCATCTTTGTTgaaagaattttttttgtaagtCCTTACATAAGGATTCCGAAAATACTGGATCCCCACCCACACAAGCAAATTGTTGATAAAACTCCAAAATGGCATTTTCTTTtgaccctattttttttttctctttatcatTCAGGAAAGACAAGAAAATTTCTGGGTAGCAAACATTATCCAGAATTTCTCGTAAATTCGAACCCATAGCTGATGATAGaattaaaatagatattttCTGTTTCCTACTCACACGAGCCCATATCCTTGCTTTTCGATCAATCTCTAATTCTGATCTTCCTCCCCAATCTGATATTATGGTGCCGGTATAGACCGAAATTCCGTTATGGTCCAACTCGGATCGGTAATAAATACCCGGGCTTTGCAATATTTGATTGATCACAATTCTGTATATTCCATTTACTATAAAAGTTCCCAGGGAATTCATTAGAGGAATATTTCCAATCCAAATTGTTTGTTCTTGCATCTCCCCGCTAGTTTTCCAAATTAATCCCGCGGACACATATAATTCAGAAGAATATGTAAGTGATTCATACACagcatctttttcttttatcaaaGGTTCTGCCAATTGATATGTTTccacaaataattgaaattcaaTTTCTTGGTCTGTATCTTCCATTTTTGGAAACTTATAAAGTTCTTCTGTTAAGCCCTGATCAATGAACCTACAAAATCCTTCAAATTGTATCTGATTAAATCCAGGAATTGTAGACATTCCTTCATTTCCATCCCGTAGCATTTGAACTCAATTCCCTATTTATTGAAAAATCCCATTTTTGGCTCATTCTTCATTAGATCATATAGATCGATCTAGCTCCGATGGAATTTATATTCTGTTTACTAAATCACATAAAATTTGACACAAAAACTCCATATATGAATATACGAAATGTATGAAATACGTATGAACGGGGCAATAAATAAAAGATTCTACTCAAATTTGAAAATGCAATAGAtacaaaaggaaaggaattgataaaacatttttataaaaagaattctgctacttaaatacttaaaattagatttttcgATTTATATAATTTAGTTTAGTATAGAATATCAGTTCAATTTCGACCATTATTATGATATTCGATATTCCAATCTGATTGGATACCAAAAAATAAACAGATACAGAATTTGATCCCTTCGCCGAGATAAAGACAGAATAATCAGAAACAATATAGAGTTGATTTATTTAACCAATCTTTTGACCCTTTCTTTTGTATTGTATGGTTACAATACAAAAAGGATTTGCGGAGAAAAGAGATATTTTTTCCCTATTTAGTACTATTTTGTAGAATTCGTAAAATATGATTGTATTGTAAATCGGGTtatgtttattatattaaatagtCAATTTTCACACGTGCGGATatctatatatcatatataagaTACTCGACGGTCTgtgtaatttttgttcttgttccggGGTTTACATATactcataatttttattataattgaaattgagaaaaagaaaaaaggaaataaagatttttccatttttcttgAAAAGACGCAATACTAATGAGTTATCATATTGATTTTCTTATGTCATTAGGTAAACAtaatttgaaatcaaaattgAGGAATCGTTCATGAAATTGCAATTAAGTCAATAGTTAATGGTTCCAATTTCTCATGTTTATcatgaatttttacttttttaactGAAAGTCCATATTTTTTGGTATCGAtcgaatcaaaaataaaaaacaaaagaaagattttaGTTTTAGGTTTTAGTAAGGGATAGCAAGGAAAAGGGATTCAAAATGCAagtacaataaataaaaaaaaaattcagtaaTCCATcccaaataatatttttgtttattctaTTTTGTATCGTTTTGGCGGCATGGCCGAGTGGTAAGGCGGAGGACTGCAAATCCTTGTTCCCCAGTTCAAATCCGGGTGTCGCCTGGTTCtaattaacaaaacaaaaaactataaatccCTTATCGACTATCGACTACTATAACTCATATAACCTAGAACTCGCGGATTATTCTCCAGTCGAAGGGAAAGAGAGGAGGAGGTTTCTTGATACATACTTTATTCTAAGTATACGAGAGTTCTCAAAAGTGAAAGTTCTGTAAATTCTTGTGGATAGAAAGATTTTTACTTTAGTAAATAGTGGAAGGAATACCGTGAGACCCATTCATTCCCTTCCATTTTGGTTACTGACTGGTCAGCGGGGGGGATTAGTAATTGTGGAAAAGAAAGACGAAATAGAGTTTGTATACAAACTCAAAAAAGTCGCTGAGTACTTAAGGTATTAGATTGGTTCATTAAATTAATAGTACAAAATGGATAGTCCAAAAAATTTTGACTCTGTACCATGGATTTCACTATTATTAGTAAACAATAATGGAATAATTCCTTCATATTCATAGAAATAGGGGACATAATTCACATGGATATTGTAAGTCTCGCTTGGGCTGCTTTAATGGTAGTCTTTACGTTTTCTCTTTCACTTGTAGTATGGGGAAGAAGTGGACTCTAGAAatattccttaattaattaCTCATTGAGTTTTTAGTTGAGGAATAAAACTGTATCATTTGTTTTAGATTTATAGATCGCTCCAGAAagtgtttttcatttttaattaaagataataaagaaatgtcaataaaagaaatatttaaCTAATTCCCATGTTTATATTTCGATTCGAAACGAAATGAAATCTAGATGATAGGAAATAGATTTGATTTTGTTGTGCTTTATCGATTTCTTTCATATCGGGTTTTACGTGTTAAAAATGGATGAGGTTTActatttctttttcatttcaaaaagaTCGAAGAAGTTTCCACACCATAGAACTCTTTCAAGCATCTATCCACTCGTCAATCAATTCAATTACTTTACTTCTTGAGTTGGCAATGATAAAAAAAGATTActaagttggttttttattaagatataccatatttttaagatataccatatttttctttctttgattCTTTTGGCAGATACTGCGTTTATATTTTAAAGAACCCGAAATCGCAGAATTCGAGCTATAAAATAAACGTAAGGTAAGAGTTGCCTTTCGATTAGTTCGGATTGATCAGACTGAATCCAAATGGATCAAATAGATGGAGCAAAAAAAGAGAATTGGGGTCGCTATGTACATACCATATATGAAGATATATATTGTGGATTGATCGATATTCAATTAAGTCTGTATCTTTATTCGAGTTATAGGACAACTTCctacacgaaaaaaaaaacactaatcgAATTAATAGTATGGTAGAAAGATTCATATGAATCTTTCTACCATACTATTAAATCTCATTGAATATTGCTGATTCTAGCCTGCTCATTTCAATTAATAAATGAAATtggaattttattttgatttttcaatcatttaTAAAGAACTAAGAAgtcaagtttcattcaaattaatcaTTTTGGCTGACcgtttttacataaataataagtaaaaaagCAGTAGGAACTAGAATGAATAGTGCAGTAGCAATAAATGCGAGAATATTTACTTCCATAATCTCATCGTTTTTTTACTTCGCATTAACTCGGGATTTAATCCCATAGAGATGATAAAAATTTTACCTGTAAATTTGAATTCAATGGAATGAATTACTTCTTCATGATATTGAATCAGATTAATATCATGAATAACAATATCTGAGCTATCATATCAATTCGCCGTCGCGAATTGAATAGTATAACATAGGAAGATCTTTTATCCATActgaatccaaaaaaaaaaatgggatttGTCATCTAATCAACAATTCCGTTATTTAgcattcttttttttattctttttccaTAATCTGTCGTCTTCCTTGTACAATCAACCATCTAATGAAGTTTCACTTTTCCTTTTCCACTCACACTGGTTACAAAACCcccaaaacaataaataaaaaatagaatattctagcaaattcattttcattatttttttaggaTGTTTGTTCTTAGAACTTTTACTTaataaaactttaataaaaaaaaaattacaaacaaaagtcttattttttatttagtattattaataattaaaaatggaaaattaagaaaaaacgaAAAAAGGATTCTTCAGTACTTCATTACAAAGAGTCTAAAAAGGAGGGGATAGGATCTTTCTTTGATCCTTCTTTTCTTAATATCGCTCCTCCTTTTCGTGAATTGAAGGTCAGTAGAGGTGCCCTGGTGCTCATGAAATTTGAAATGGCAGTCTGTATGTTTTGCAGGGACATAGAGTGACAGGTTCATCGGCAGCTGTCTCATCCTCACTTTCTGATTCTGATCTCACTCGCTTGTGGCATATGCGCCTTGGCCACATGAGTGAGAAAGGCATGGATCTCCTGAGCAAGCGTGGTCTTCTTGGTTCACCCGGCACGGGTAAGCTATAATtctgtgaacattgtgtttatgggaaagaAAAGAAAGTAAGTTTCTCTACTGCTACTCACAGCACCAAAGGTGTTCTCGATTATGTTCACTCTGATCTTTGGGGACCTTCTAGGGTCACCTCAAATTCTGGCAAACGTTATTTGATGACCATTATTGATGATTTCTCTCGAAAAGTCTGGACTTCTTTCTTGAGGCAGAAAAATGAGGCTTTGTCCATCTTAAAAAAGTGGAAGATTCTTGTTGAGAACCAGACTGGGAGAAAAGTGAAAAAGCTCAGGACTGATCGAGGGTTGGAGTTTTGTGATGATGAATTTACAGAGTTCCGCGCACAAGCCGGTATTGCTAGACACAAAACATTACCCGGCaggcctcaacaaaatggtgtagcaGAACGTATGAACAGAACTCTTCTTGAGCGTGCTCCTTGCATGTTCTCTAATGCTGGATTGTGGCATCGCCGTGATCTATGGACAGAAGCTGTCTCCACGGCCTGCAGGACAAGTTACTAACAGCAGATAAACTAGTGGGGTGGGGCTTATATTGTCAACCGTTCTCCACACAGTGCCATCAACTTCCAAATTCCAGAGGAGTTGTGGTCAGGTACAACTGTTGACTATTCCTTTCTTAAAGTTTTTGCTTGTACCGCTTATGCTCTAATGATGGAAAATTTTCTCCGAGAGCTGTCAAATGCATTTGAATTGGTTATTCTTCTGAATCAAAAGGTTATAGATTGTGGAGTCTTGAATCTAAGAAAGTAATTCTTAGTAGAGATGCCACTTTCAATTCAAATGCTATGTTGAAATCCTCTGGTTCGGAGTCTTCAAACGGAGGATATGAAGTCGCTTAAGCGAAGCTTACggaagagaaagaaaatattgttaGATTTGGGAGAAAGGTGTCGAGGCAGGCCTTTAGTGAAGATATCGGCGAACTGATAACGGGAAGGAACATGTAAGACTCGAATTTAACCCAATGCGACCTTTTCACGCACAAAATGAATGTCTAATTCAACATGTTTGGTACGTTGATGTTGCACGGGGTTGGTAGAGAGATAGATCGCACTGATATTGTCACAATAAACTATGGTGGCCCGCTTCAGAGGGCAATGTAGCTCAAGTAAGAGATTTCGGAGCCAACATGCCTCGGAGACAAGATTAGCAAGACCTCGGTATTCTAAATAATTGAAATCGACACCGTCAGGAAGTGTCATTCCAATCTCATCCATTCGACGTTGTAGTTCAAAAGAAATCTGGGTAAAAAGATCTTCACGGGAATCAGCATGGGAGTCAGAAGTGGAACTACTTGTGCATATTTTTTGGACCCCTATAGAAGTACTGCGTTCGGATGGTGAGGATTCCTCCGAAACGGAAAAATAAATCCAATCGCTGGGTGAATAACGAGTGGGACCGCTTGGATCAAACTGTGATCCATATTGGTAAATGGCCAGTTTCTTTTTCATAACGTATTTCTCTTTATTTCATAGCTCCGCTCCCCCGGGGCCGGGGGAGACTTAGAAAATGGGAAAGGGAAAGTTGCTTGGTTGTTGACCAAGAAAGAAATGGGAGAAAAGAAAGATGCACACCCGAAGGAACTCGATCACATGAAAGAAGATTTCTTCGTCTTTCTCTACGCAACAGGCCCACCTAACATCTCATCGAGCCTAGAATCCACTCCGGGTCGGAGGAGCAACTAGTCCAACTTCTTGAGCAGCCAACAAGCAACAACCGAACTACCGCGAAAGAACAAGCAACGGCAGAGCTCAAGCTAAAGCTTATATTATTCTAAGCTAGCGTTAGCCGCGCAGGAGTTTTCTTGCTCGTTAGC
The Amaranthus tricolor cultivar Red isolate AtriRed21 chromosome 11, ASM2621246v1, whole genome shotgun sequence DNA segment above includes these coding regions:
- the LOC130826590 gene encoding uncharacterized protein LOC130826590, producing the protein MKKKLAIYQYGSQFDPSGPTRYSPSDWIYFSVSEESSPSERSTSIGVQKICTSSSTSDSHADSREDLFTQISFELQRRMDEIGMTLPDGVDFNYLEYRGLANLVSEACWLRNLLLELHCPLKRATIVYCDNISAIYLSTNPVQHQRTKHVELDIHFVREKVALG